The [Bacillus] selenitireducens MLS10 genome includes a region encoding these proteins:
- a CDS encoding ABC transporter ATP-binding protein: MSEPLLNVQNLEVTFSSDGKETAVVDGVSFHINKGETLGIVGESGCGKSVTSLSIMRLIPSPPGKIAGGAILFEGENLLGLPEKKMRQIRGNIISMIFQEPMTSLNPVFSIGRQIDEVLLLHNNISTVQARKRSIEMLKMVGIPRAEKIYTSFPYELSGGMRQRVMIAIGLACQPKLLIADEPTTALDVTIQAQILDLMQDLKERTDTSIMFITHDLGVVAEMCDRVVVMYAGQVVETTDVDTLFNDPKHPYTLGLLGSIPNVEEKIDRLEAIPGQVPQPGSITQGCRFRDRCPEAFERCAEENPPLIAVSDTHQCRCWLHSEEQEAMHHGQS, encoded by the coding sequence ATGAGTGAGCCACTGCTTAACGTACAGAACCTCGAAGTCACCTTCTCAAGCGACGGCAAAGAGACCGCCGTCGTCGATGGGGTGTCCTTTCATATCAATAAAGGAGAGACCCTCGGTATCGTCGGGGAATCGGGCTGCGGCAAGAGTGTCACATCACTTTCGATCATGCGCCTCATCCCCTCACCGCCCGGGAAAATCGCCGGTGGCGCGATCCTCTTTGAAGGAGAGAATCTCCTCGGTCTCCCGGAAAAGAAAATGCGTCAGATCCGCGGCAACATCATCTCCATGATCTTTCAGGAACCGATGACGTCACTGAACCCGGTCTTTTCCATCGGCCGGCAGATCGATGAAGTCCTCCTCCTGCACAACAACATCTCCACCGTGCAAGCACGAAAACGCTCCATTGAGATGCTGAAAATGGTCGGAATACCGAGAGCCGAGAAGATCTATACGAGCTTTCCCTACGAGCTCTCCGGCGGCATGCGACAGCGGGTGATGATCGCCATTGGTCTCGCCTGCCAGCCGAAGCTCCTCATTGCCGATGAACCGACGACGGCCCTGGACGTGACGATTCAGGCCCAGATCCTTGATCTGATGCAGGACCTGAAGGAACGCACCGACACGTCGATCATGTTCATCACCCACGACCTCGGCGTCGTCGCTGAGATGTGTGACCGGGTCGTCGTCATGTACGCAGGCCAGGTCGTCGAGACGACGGATGTGGATACCCTCTTTAACGATCCGAAGCATCCGTATACCCTCGGCCTCCTCGGCTCCATCCCGAACGTCGAAGAGAAAATCGACCGCCTTGAAGCGATACCGGGTCAGGTGCCTCAGCCAGGGAGCATCACCCAGGGATGCCGGTTCCGCGACCGCTGTCCGGAAGCGTTCGAGCGCTGTGCGGAGGAAAATCCGCCCCTTATCGCCGTCAGTGACACCCACCAGTGCCGCTGCTGGCTCCATTCAGAAGAACAGGAGGCGATGCACCATGGCCAGTCCTGA
- a CDS encoding ABC transporter permease subunit, with amino-acid sequence MAHPTKKNSPFRIFLRKFLKQRLAVFAFFVVMFIMMVGLFGSHFSPYDPHRPVTAQYPEMGIDIQNITSERLLFTASLSDGTSQSENELQELTGETEERRVAAVRRTQSGIQVTANANGSTLVFVESGPVRSAVQVLVEGEFPVDDTPALSSLHLTADTENPSPGQTATIDVIARFTDGSELTGLDAVRDYVNETYGEEEEEDDSGFQTGSVDADDDQPFRFVSQTEETLTVDEDGQVTFIEEGEGVVQLVAGDISAAIQFDIGNTGTEPIVTSIEMDNAVVELVDAYKHQEPSAMHLFGTDHQNRDIFSRVIHGTQETLLIGFVSVAIGTVVGTILGLLAGYYGGWLDSLITRMTDILLAFPGILLAIAVIAFLGAGITNIIIAVAVFTIPVFVRIVRGSTLSLKESTYVEAARSIGVRNSVIIFRHIFPGTLSVVMVYLTMRIGVAILIGAALSFLGLGGDITAPEWGSMLSAAKDNSSTIFHATFFPGLAIVITVLSFNIFGDGLRDALDPKLKE; translated from the coding sequence ATGGCTCATCCCACGAAGAAAAATTCGCCCTTTCGCATCTTTTTGCGTAAGTTTTTGAAACAACGGCTCGCCGTTTTTGCCTTTTTCGTCGTCATGTTCATCATGATGGTCGGGCTTTTCGGTTCCCACTTCTCCCCTTACGATCCGCACCGGCCGGTGACGGCCCAGTATCCGGAAATGGGGATCGATATTCAGAATATTACCAGCGAGCGGCTCTTATTCACCGCATCACTCAGTGACGGCACCAGTCAGTCGGAGAATGAACTCCAGGAGCTGACCGGTGAAACGGAAGAACGCCGGGTAGCCGCTGTCAGACGGACCCAGTCCGGTATTCAGGTCACCGCAAACGCCAACGGCAGCACCCTCGTGTTTGTCGAGAGTGGCCCTGTCCGTTCGGCGGTCCAAGTGCTCGTTGAAGGGGAATTCCCCGTCGACGACACCCCTGCCCTTTCTTCGCTCCATCTGACTGCGGACACCGAGAATCCATCGCCAGGTCAGACCGCGACAATCGATGTCATTGCCCGCTTCACTGACGGCTCCGAGCTCACAGGACTCGACGCCGTAAGGGACTATGTAAACGAAACCTACGGCGAGGAAGAAGAGGAAGACGATTCCGGCTTTCAGACCGGCAGCGTGGATGCCGATGATGATCAGCCGTTCCGATTCGTGAGTCAGACGGAAGAGACCCTCACCGTCGATGAAGATGGACAGGTCACCTTCATCGAAGAAGGGGAAGGCGTCGTGCAGCTCGTTGCCGGTGACATCAGTGCAGCCATTCAGTTCGATATCGGAAACACCGGTACCGAACCGATTGTCACGTCCATTGAGATGGACAATGCCGTCGTCGAACTCGTCGATGCCTACAAGCACCAGGAACCGTCGGCGATGCATCTCTTCGGCACCGACCATCAGAACCGCGATATCTTCAGCCGCGTCATTCACGGTACGCAGGAGACGCTTTTGATCGGTTTTGTCTCCGTCGCCATCGGAACCGTCGTCGGGACCATCCTCGGTCTTCTTGCCGGCTACTACGGCGGCTGGCTCGACAGCCTGATTACCAGGATGACGGATATTCTCCTCGCATTCCCGGGGATTCTCCTTGCCATTGCCGTCATCGCCTTTTTAGGGGCGGGCATCACGAATATCATCATTGCCGTTGCCGTCTTCACGATACCGGTTTTCGTCCGCATCGTCCGCGGATCGACCCTGTCGTTAAAAGAATCCACCTACGTGGAGGCGGCCCGCTCTATCGGCGTACGAAACAGCGTCATCATCTTCCGGCATATTTTCCCCGGGACCCTTTCCGTCGTCATGGTCTACCTGACGATGCGGATCGGGGTCGCCATCCTCATCGGCGCGGCCCTCAGTTTCCTCGGCCTTGGCGGAGACATCACCGCACCGGAATGGGGCTCGATGCTGAGTGCTGCGAAAGACAATTCGAGTACGATTTTTCACGCCACGTTCTTCCCGGGACTGGCCATCGTGATTACCGTACTGAGTTTTAATATTTTCGGTGACGGGCTCCGGGATGCCCTCGATCCGAAGCTGAAGGAGTGA
- the nikB gene encoding nickel ABC transporter permease, whose amino-acid sequence MLQFVLRRVLGMIPILLVVTIIAFLFVHLTPGDPIRIMYGAEIDQETYELMREREGFNDPLYVQYGRYMYDIVIEQDFGQSYRTRSDVSEEVIRRFGYTFALTMLSMFWAILIGVTVGIISATKRNSLLDRIGMVSTITALSIPEFWFGLMMMQVFAVSLGWFPTSGSGTWLHIILPSLTLGFGVAATIVRFTRSSVLEVLREDFVRTARAKGQKERVVIWSHVLRNALIPVVTMAGLQFGFLIGGAVVVEQVFAWPGLGSYLIDGILTRDYPVVQALILLFSFQFLMINLLVDISYGFLNPQIRYD is encoded by the coding sequence GTGCTTCAATTTGTCCTTCGGCGCGTGCTCGGGATGATTCCCATTCTGCTCGTCGTGACCATCATTGCCTTTTTGTTTGTGCATCTCACACCCGGTGATCCGATCCGGATCATGTACGGCGCTGAAATTGATCAGGAGACGTATGAACTGATGCGTGAACGTGAAGGGTTTAATGATCCGCTGTACGTGCAGTACGGCAGGTATATGTATGACATCGTCATTGAACAGGACTTCGGCCAGTCCTACCGGACACGCTCCGATGTCTCTGAAGAAGTGATCCGCCGCTTCGGCTACACGTTCGCCCTTACCATGTTAAGCATGTTCTGGGCCATTCTTATCGGCGTCACGGTCGGCATCATTTCCGCCACCAAGAGGAACTCGCTCCTCGACCGGATCGGGATGGTCTCCACCATCACCGCTCTCAGTATCCCTGAGTTCTGGTTCGGGCTGATGATGATGCAAGTCTTCGCTGTCTCCCTAGGCTGGTTCCCGACAAGCGGCAGCGGAACCTGGCTGCACATTATCCTCCCGTCCCTGACCCTCGGGTTCGGTGTTGCGGCGACGATTGTTCGTTTCACCCGCTCGAGCGTCCTTGAAGTGCTTCGGGAAGATTTCGTCCGGACTGCCCGGGCGAAAGGGCAGAAGGAACGGGTTGTCATCTGGAGCCACGTTTTGAGGAATGCTCTCATTCCGGTTGTGACGATGGCCGGGCTGCAGTTTGGCTTTTTGATTGGCGGCGCCGTCGTCGTGGAACAGGTCTTCGCCTGGCCCGGACTAGGCTCCTACCTGATTGATGGGATCCTCACAAGGGATTACCCCGTTGTTCAGGCGCTGATTCTGTTGTTTTCCTTTCAGTTCCTGATGATCAATCTTCTCGTCGACATCAGCTACGGCTTTTTGAACCCCCAAATCCGCTATGACTGA